The following DNA comes from Sander lucioperca isolate FBNREF2018 chromosome 2, SLUC_FBN_1.2, whole genome shotgun sequence.
gcacacacctacAGGCAGAGGCACACACTTTTCACATAGACACTTTTGTCATTCCACTGAAATTTCAGTTCCCTTTAACTAGGAATCACAGACACCCTGCAGTGTGCAAAAATGTGTGTACGGGGATAAGAGAAAGTGATAGATGAGAAGATATAAACTTTGGAGATCTACATACATGTAGATGCAATAGAGAAAAACTAGAAGCCAGCAAAAATAAATTGGGGAAGATAATGAAAACAGGATAAAATAAGAAGATGATAGGGTGAGGGAGAAGAAGATATGGGTAATCAGTATTATATGTATTCTGCTCGTTAGCAATGATGCCAAAATAGGTATTAATTCTTCACTCCCACGCCTCTTCTCCACTGGTGCATCTCAATTATTTGTTCAGAGGCTGGTGTGACAATAGTGTCGGCTTTGGGAGCCTTTGGGATGCTAAACAGGGGACAGGAGGTTGAATATAAGTCATTTTCAGTGGGCTAAACCTGGCGCTTTGTGCTACTGGAGAGGAGAAGCTTCAAAGCTACGTTTAAACAGAGCAAACAAAAGAGCAAAACTTGATCCACTCGCCCTGTCTGCTTTTGAAGTTGTGAAGCTGCAGCCCAGATTGTCGGCTGCTCATATCCATCTTATGAAGATCATACACACCTCGTGCATCAGCACATATACCCATTGCAGATGTGATTCATGTCATGATGCCCtcactgtcatgaatgtgtaCATATAATGATGAATTATGGAAGATGATAGCTTGACTTCAACCTAAACATTTAAAGTTTGGCTCAGGCTAAGtttgtttttcacagttttttttagatcttttttttctcagatgcaTCTCTTGAATTTGGGGGACTCGTGTGTCATGTTAAAATGATGAACATTTAATGATCCTCCTGCTaaattgtttatattatttaatataCACTTCCCCTGTGATCAATCCAAGTTAGTTGTTCAAGAGGGGTTCTTGACTCCGTTCGGGTGAGCCCAGAGTCATAAAAGCTCAAGGGACTTTTATGTCATTATGTTTTGACTCAGTAAAACTGGCCACATTACTGCATCATCACAGGTTTTATTCTTACCATTATAACTGTATGTCCCCTATACAATTACAGCCAAAATATAGTGTAAATTAAAAAGAATGGGGGTATTCATGTAATATTAAAAATGAGGATCTGTtgcatctgaaaactgctggtATAGAATAAATAAACGTAGTCATCAATTACACATTTGAGAGAGCAACTTGTGGCAATATGTACAGTAACCTGTGCTGTTATTATTTCTTCTTGTAGACAGTGATATGAACACTATACAATATTTATTAATTGTGTGTTTAGAAGCAAATATTAACAcaaaatcaggaaaatgtaacacattaacctAATCTCACTGTAATTTAATATAAAGGAATGCCAGAGTGTAATGAAATGTATCTCAGTTTTGCTTCAATTGTGGTGTGCAAACAGTGATCCACGAAAAACGTTTAATCAAAACGAGTATTTAAATAACTACAACACCAAAGAAGATTCGGTTTTAAGTTCTTTATGAATATTCTCAGATAAATAGTGTTATAATACAAGCATAACattttcaattcactgctaagTAACACACAAAAAAGTGCAACAGGCCTAATTAAAAAAGCATGAAGGCCTATTTGTCTTTAGCCGAAAGGCCTGCCATAGGTTAAAATGGAACAAATAGAATAAGAGCAAAAATATAAACAGAGTTGTTAGTTTACATTTGGAAAGAATTTTAGACTGGTTGTCTCCTAAATCAAAGCTTTCTTTGGGTTCAGCATATCTACTTTTCTGATTGTATTTATCAGTGCCACATTCCAGTATGTGGCAAATGCCCTCACAAATTGTGCAAATAAATTATGATTTCAATCAACATGGGTCTAATGAAAAACTCATTACACAGCACAATGTTAACCTTATTTTTTACAACTCTCCTACAGCTGCACTTAACTTAAACGATGATGCTgctgaataacaaaataatgtgtttcttgtttgcgttacttttcaaaaatgacCCGCAATTTACCCGGTTAGGACAGCAGGAGAGCCGGGTGTAGAGGGTTGCCTTTCCCTTCCAGCAGATCGCTTTTCTCCATCACTGAGACCGGTGAGCAGAGCTGGGCCGGTCCGGACTGCAGCCCCGTCAGACTGGGCACGGGACCCAGGGATGGGGTGGGTTTTATTGGTACGGGAACGGCGGGCAGGGTTTGCCCGTTGGCATTGTGGTACAGGCCCTTTGCtgacacgctgaagggcgcgtACTCGGATGAAGGGGGTACGTGCACACTACCCATGGACTCCGACAGCATCCCGACGTGCGGCCACATGGAGTTGACCACGCTGCTTAGCTGCGGGGGCACCGGGTAACCCAGGTGGTGCATGACCGAGGTGAGGGGGAGCCCGCTGGCCATCACACCCTTGTAGTCCCGTCCTATAATGTTCTCGATCGCGAATGGGTGTTTAAACCCGCCAGACTGTGCGCAAGTAATGCCCCCGTAACCCTGAAAGTGAGGGAGCCGACTCATTGTGCTTGCAGGGCCGGCTGCATGGTCATGGGGGCCGGATGCTGTGCCCAGCTTGCTGCccgggtggtggtggtgatggtgaaaATAATGCATCATCGGGGAGCTCTTGCAGGCCATATGCTCAGCGCGCAGCACCTTGAAGCGCTTCCTTCTCCTCAGGAAGCTGCCGTTCTCAAACATGTCACCGCAGTCCGGGTGCAGCGCCCAGAAGCTGCCTTTTCCGGGCTGATCAGGCCGCCGAGGGATCTTGATGAAGCAGTCGTTAAAGGAGAGGTTATGTCTCAGGGAATTCTGCCACCGTTGGGTATTCTCTCGATAATATGGAAAGCGGTCCATGATGAACTTATAAATGTCACTCAGAGGCAGCATCTTTTCGGATGAGTTCTGGATAGCCATCGCTGTCAGTGATATGTAGGAATATGGGGGCTTCTGGTCGCTGTAAGAGTTCTTCCCAGGACGAGGCATGACTGGTTACTGTTTACTGGAAGGTTGAATTGTtaaataaaacagcctttaaagttatatttaaaatgatatcattTAAGGAGCTAATTTCACAGTTTTCATATCAGTCTCCATCTGACGGATCTGTTCCAAAGTTCTGAGCCATTAGATTAGAAGCTGGTCAATTTTCGTTGTATCGATTAATACAGTGTAGCCTAAAGGCCCGCTGCTGTTAGGTAAGATCCGTGAGAGGCTCCTGCATCTCAAGAAAGTTTCTTCTGAAGACTTTTCTCTGTCTATTTATGTTCTTGGCGTTGTGCGTAAAAGTCAGTCTGTGCGTAAAAGTTAAGAGGTTCTTTCAGTTTCCTCCGGTTTCCGCGGCGGTTGAAGGATGTGCGGACCAGCTCACTGTCTGTtcgctgtctgtgtgtggtgtgtgctcCTCTCCTCTTGTGCGATGCTCCCACTCGCCGAGTGCCGTTTTTGTAAGACCCCCGCAGGTCGCTGGCTCTATTATCTGTTATCCAGACACTTAGGGGACACGTCAGGGGAGAGCagagggctgtgtgtgtgtgtgtgtgtgtgtgtgtgtgtgtgtgtgtgtgtgtgtgtgtgtgtgtgtgtgtgtgtgtgcgcgcgcgcgcgcgcgagagagagagagagagagagagagagagagagagagagagagagcgatatggggataaacaaatgaataaaaattAGGGGTGGGTGCGTTTCAAGACacatgtttatttcctgtttgccAATCAAAGCATCCTGCCAGATTGACTGATTTTAAGCACTAAGCCACTGTGTTTAAAGGGACCACTCTTCTCAATATCTTTCAGCAAGTAGCTAACAACTGACCATGACATATCCTCTGTAGCTGTAACTgaccctgacctttgacctctctggtaaaaatgtgtcataaacatttcaGAAAGCATACATTGCCTATTTTTAAAATCAAGATGTCTTGTGTTCAGATAAAATGATTGAAATAACCATGACGGAGAATGTGGATTTGAATTGCCAACTTAGCACATTTCAATTGAGagaaataaatagtaaagaatggaatatataaatacaatctCTTCGTTAAATTTGCTCGACTGCACTTTCAGACTTTGCAAACGATAAATCATGTCTTCCTTTGCGCACAATCATCACTGCGCTACTCCTCCGCTCTCAAATACACAAGCgtgcacgcagacacacaagcacagaaagaaagagagaggcaaagagaaagagaagagagagagggggggggggagagcgGTTGTTGTTGATTAATTGCTGAAAGGGGAGTCCGgcggctgtctgtctgttcaaACACTCTCCGGTGAATCCTACAAGGATGTAAACAAACTTCATCCCCTGCACTGAATTCTGTTCAGTGgagaacaacaaaagctgctcCCCTTCCGTATATTTTTTCTCTAGCCAGGTGTCATGACTGGGTCCTTGAAGGCTCCTGTCTTCCCTGGTGCCCCGGTGGGGCCCCGAATACATTACAATAATTAAGCCTTTCGTGATTTAGCCTCCTAGGAGAGAAGTCCAACAATGTAATTAAGGGCAAGCTCGCTGTATTAGGTATGAATATTCAAAACTGTGTCAATTAATTAGCCGGTGTATCTCTCCCGTTATGTCTCAGTCCTTCAGCCTACTCAAAAGGTCAACTGTGTCGACGGAGAGCATATTTTAAAGAAATCAGGTAATTGCAAGGAAAATCACTTTTTAGTGCCACCTCGTTTTACAAAGAGTGAACATTTATATATTCATGCTAAATGAAGAAAGTCGttgtgcttgtgtttttgttttctttgcatAATTGTTTTTCTGGCGCCTGAAAAATGAGTTTTGAAACTCTAAGGCCCTCAGAGGCCAACGCGGGTAAAAGCATCCTCTTTAAACACCCGGGAAAGATCAATATTAAATCTGTTTTCACAAAGGGGGCCGTTAAATAGACACCGTGGCTGATCTGCATAACAAAATTAATTAGGTAGTCTACAGCAGTCTTCGCCTGCACCCAACTCCTGGACAAATAACTAGTTGTAAAGCACACCTTCTGGGCATACGGAACATATGCTGGAATTATCCTTAATTGACTAATTACATAAATTACTCATTAAGTTTACAGCACATCAATTATAAAAGATGTATCAATTAATTTTGCATAAATTACAAGCGGCACGCTGCACGAAGAGGGCGGCGGAGGGAATGAGGGTCGTCAGGAGGGGGTCTACTCTAAGGTGGAgcgtttagtgtgtgtgtgtgtgtgtgtgtgtgtgtgtgtgtgtgtgtgtgtgtgtgtgtgtgtgtgtgtgtgtgtgagtgacggTCGTCTGTTTGTTTCCTGTCTTTAATAATTATTTGTTCAGCTTAAGGGCAAAGATATTCTTTCTCTGTATGCCATTCGCAAAGGGAAAGTGTGTTGGTAATGGCAattatactaataataataatcttaaagACCTTTCTCCAAGTCATAAGGGGCTCATCGTCGCGGAGAGAGCCATTAAAATCAATTAGCGAGGCCTATTGTTTTCAATGGAAAATTAAACCAGTTTAGGACTGTGGTGCAGAAGCTGTGGTGTAATGGGAAATTATTTAGAGGCTCAATACGACAGATCTTTCCATTTCCCCATAAAAGAGCGAGCAAGTAGGAGCATTAACAAAGCTGCAGTGTGTCTGCCTGTTGCCTTCATGAGTTATCTCACTCAGCTAAGGTAAAGCTATACCATCATTATTCATCACAGTGGCAAACTTTGTGTACTGAATATAAAGCTTTCAGTCTTGTATTATTCTTAACCTCTCTGACCTCATATACTTCCAGAACAACAATAAGAAAACTGTCAccagaaaaaaatgattatcCAAAATTTTtgtaatagtttttttcttttgcccaAACATGATGCGTCATTTCGTATTACCCACCAGTGTCTGTATTATATGCATAGAAATATTTGAATTTGCTGCATactttttgtctgtgtttggtCATAAGATACTGTAAATGGGAATGTTACAGgacaaaataacaggaacaccTAACAGTACTATGGAATCCAAATCAATAGACTTGCAATCAGTAATGCTTTTttgagcttttattgtgactgtGCCAGAGAGGTGTATATATTATGTAGTATTTCTgcatgtctaaaaacgactatACATATGTTACAGTATATAGTTTaagttgtgtacttacattatACCATATGTTTCCAAAAATGTTCAGACCCAGagaaatgtcatttttattaatGACACGGGACGTGTCGTTTGGTTGCCTGTCAGTGGCGAAATAcaacctttgacccctctagtTACTCTTACTTCCGTGAAAACACAGGAAATACCACATGATcagagagtaattgtaaatcatacaatgtcaaatAATTATACTCAGTAGCAGtaatacagcattttttcattgattacatgccactctgcaacacagtaatacagtagAGACCTAATTTATTGATGTGATATTTT
Coding sequences within:
- the foxb2 gene encoding forkhead box protein B2, producing MPRPGKNSYSDQKPPYSYISLTAMAIQNSSEKMLPLSDIYKFIMDRFPYYRENTQRWQNSLRHNLSFNDCFIKIPRRPDQPGKGSFWALHPDCGDMFENGSFLRRRKRFKVLRAEHMACKSSPMMHYFHHHHHHPGSKLGTASGPHDHAAGPASTMSRLPHFQGYGGITCAQSGGFKHPFAIENIIGRDYKGVMASGLPLTSVMHHLGYPVPPQLSSVVNSMWPHVGMLSESMGSVHVPPSSEYAPFSVSAKGLYHNANGQTLPAVPVPIKPTPSLGPVPSLTGLQSGPAQLCSPVSVMEKSDLLEGKGNPLHPALLLS